The genomic interval GCTCTGCCCAACTCTTCTGCTACTGCAAGACACAGGCGGTCATTGTTATGGTTAGCCACCACTTGGATGCCAATTGGCAAACCTTCACGGTTGAGGCCTAGAGGTACAGCAGTAGCAGGCATTCCCAAGCAATTGATTACGCAAgtgtaactaaaattaaaagctCTTAACAGAGGTTCATTGTGGTATGGTGCAGGAGTTGGATGAGTCGGATACAAGAAAACTCCATTTTCACCcagcataattttaaatttctcttCCAAATCTTCACGCACTCTCAAGTAGTGTTTGTACTTTTCACTGCCATGTGGCACTCCACCATAGTCTGTCAAAGCAGTGAACAGTCCTATGAAAGTGTTACCCGAACaaccaatcatatttttaaacatttccaACAGAATCGCGCCAACGCCTCCACTTTTCATTATAAgtctttcaaatttatttacagttttcaTTGTAGCAAACCATAGGGGTACTGATTTTTGAAGACGTTCAATATTCTTTTCTTCAGCTTTTAAATCGTGTTGTTCCTTAAGAAACTTGATGACTTTCTCCATAGCCATTGTGATTTCGGGGTCCACCGGGTCTACCAATGGTGCATTATTGCTCAGCTGGTAATATACTTTCACTTTTTTCACGTCAACCGGTTCATCCAGTCTCAATTTGCTGCTTTTGTCCCCCGCCATTACTTTTAAAAGAGGTTTTAGGTCAACTGCATGCCGAGTCATAGGTCCTacacctaaaaatatatttattgcattaatAAGGAAAACAAATTGTCCGCGTTTGGGTATTAACATTGTGTTTGGCTAGTATTGTTTGGCTATAGCTTTTTGTAGAAGATACCGACACTAAATAGTCGAATCAAAGATTTCATGCACAACTTCTACGTCGAAATAACGAATACTCGTACTGCCGTTGCTCGATAAAAACtcttaaataggtaggtactttatagCCAAATGTATtgacaaaatgttaataaagtaGGACACGAAGAATACCTAAAAATGAATCGGTGAGCTCGGATTCAGGAACGGGGTACTGTCCTTCATTTGAAACCGTGTGTCGTGACGGTTTATGCCCAAATATTCCATTAAAGAATGCAGGCATACGAATGGAACCACCAATGTCAGAACCtggaatagaaaaaaaatcttgtttacTACTATTAAAACaactacttaaatatatattttttttaccactaTCAATACTCTTACCACTTAAGCTCTGGAAGCTTATCGATATTGTAaatcatgaaatataaaaaaagaataaccTTGAATCAGACTCTGGCTGGCAAGAAGACCTGATCTTAATTGTTCATTTCAAGTTTTAAAAGATATAAGGATTTATGATccgaatgtttttttattgttttggttATGATAAAGGAAAATTGTGCAGCATTGTTACACCTCATCAGTCCCGTAACTCAACGACGAGACACATTCGTGATGCTATTGGCACGCTTATCCTCCTAgacaacatcaagccagcattttgGGTTTGTCCCTTCTACCAAGTCCggcaaaattatcaatttttacgacaaaaataaaacttaaagaaCATAAGTATGTATGACATAAGTACATGACCAAATAAATTTCTGTCTGTAGATTGATCTGTCTGctgacaaaataattttatcaacgCCTAAATTtgttatggaaataaaataagtttgcaACATAAGTACCTATGAGAACTTACCAATTCCAAAAATGCTGCCCGCCGCAGCTTGCAGACATCCTTCGCCACCAGACGAACCGCCAACTATCCTAGTCGTGTTGTATGGGTTCTTGGTTCTTCCAAAGATATGGTTGTGGGACTCCCACCTgccaaaagtaaaaatattgtattgcgGCCCTAGAGATACCTGTGCGTCTTATTCAATCTGTCTTTGtagataatatttactaaCTGAGCCTAGTAATGTTGATCCCGTCGGGATGTCTTTTAGATTAGAGTGGGAATATCTATGTAAAGTGCTATCTCATTCCAGGTTTTACTCTAGATACCAAATATATCActgaaacataaataaagaaataagtcTGAGGAGACaagcaaaaattttataagtacattCTTATTGGTgtcattacaaattacaataagGGTGACCTCGTGATACGGTAAAATAACAACGTAATGGGAACATAATTGTCGCTAAGCGCTTATTGCTTGAACGAATTAATAGTTCCATCGAAGCCACGATAAAGGCAATGCACAGAAAATATCTACAACAAATATAAGCTATTAAGTACAACATATTATACCAACCAATATTTAGCCCAAATTGattcaataaagaaatatgtgtagtataggtaaaaaaatcttttaaactaCTGCTTTTTTAAAGAGACCTGTTATCGTTATTATATTTGACCAAAATCATCGATATACCTACTcgtattatgtaatatttatgtagtttgTATTTTGTGTCGATATTGTGTTGTGCTGTACTAGGTTCAGACGTATTAGATAACACAAAAACAGAAAGTCCGGTAAATGAAACGCGTGTTCTTTTGTATGTGGCTCTTTACTATTTCTTGTTTGGAGTGAAGGAAGGCATACCAATACCTTTTCAGTTCTAGAATAttctaaaagaaaaataataacgtaCCACATACAAAGTTCAGGAACATTGGTAAGACCCAAGATAATGGCGCCACTTTCTCTTAGCAGCCGCACGGCCTCCGAGTCTTTATCAGCTATGACATCTTTGCGCAAAACCACACCCGAAGTATGATGCAACCCTGCCAAAAACCAAAACTTCCATTTATTAACTGTTTATTTagttgaatattaaaaatattcacatcGAAGAAGACGATTCAGAGTATAAAGTTATTGTTCTCACGTCATGCTATGGTTGCGATAAATATCCTTTGTACCACACGCctgaaaatgtgttttaataataatactacaCATTTCTTACTTAAGTTTAATACCtaagtatagataaataagtaACTTTATAAGACCAATAAAAAACATCTACTTATTTACCTACTGAAAGTAAGAAATGAAGTGAGTTCaaagtacaatataaaaaattgtttgcacCAACGAATTAATTTATACGAGAAGTTAGCAGTTTACCTTGAATTGATTGTCGTCTTGGAAACTTATTAAACCTGCTTCAAATAATCTAAACATAAGctataaacttataataacCAGAACTTATTAAATAGCTTATTATTTGGTGCCAAAAACGGAATGTGATAATAAAGATATCGATGATGTGATTTGATTTACCTTTTACGGCTATGCAGTCTTTTGTAGTAAAGGGAACGCCGAGGAAAGGTTTTTGTTTCTCCAACTGCTGTTCGGAGAGGGTGCCGCTCCGGACGAGGGCGTCAGCCTCGCGGGCTTCCTTGAGGGCCAGCTCGAACCTGTCTTCCACGAAGCAGTTCAATGCTGAGTTGACATCTTTAATCCGCCTGATGCAAGCTTCTATTACCTCTACGCTCGTGATCTGGAAAATGccaatgttattgttataaaaggtgtccttttatatttttatctacgtgtaaaaattgttatttgaaGATTTCGCATATCTGCGCTCCGCAAATTGgagaaaaagtttattttaagttaaatgttactaaatttgaaagaatattttttttattacatgaaGTGAAACATGTGAAAAACCTTAATTTCGGCCTGGATTAACAGGCTTTTTTTAATCTCCCTAGATCCCAAGGGAAGCCGGGTGTTACTATGCTAAGTAAagtgtaattaaaatcaaactaTTTAGCTGAATTCTTATCAAATTTGTACTGTTGGTCATCCCCTTTATGCTTCGCCTGgctaatttaataagtatttgcttactttaaaaatgtacAGAGAATCTCGATTTTCCATGATGGTCTGAATATTTCAAGTGGAGCATTTtatattgtgttatttatCGTAAGTTAGTTTCTTTGCGAATAGGTACATAATCAAATTGTGTAACTCTCTGTCGAATAAAAAACGTATAACTGCTGCTGGCGTAACAACTGCATATTgcatcacaaaaataatatgcttttttattaattttactttgggATGGAACATGATTTGACTATACTGTCGATGGGTACAGAGATCTTTGGTGGGTACTCGTATTGAATAAAggatttatttggaaaattttGGCCAAAACATTAGAACTACCTAGAACAGATGACTCATTATTTTGTACACGGACCGagctacatttaaaaatataatcgtcTATGATAACATATTTATGAGACAGATAAAAGTGATTGTGGTTGACTTTTTCAGTGTATAATTTGCTTCTACTAACCTCTTTTTGTCGGATTTTCTTTGCGACCACGACGGCTGGTTCCTTCAGAATACCATCTTTATCAGGTATTGTTGGTATTTTAGCACTTTCCGTGCCATAGTACAAACTAAAAAAGAATCTTCCAATGGAAACAATAACTAATTTCACTGCATGTAACACTTTGAATTTCAATCCGAGCTGCGTATTCCGTATTTCCTTAGTAGTCATGTTGATTGAAACACTGGTGTTTAGCGCGGCatgtgttttaaatatttatgaaaatgtttttttggaGCGAACTTGCGACGAGTGCTCGATGCCGCCTCCACTGTGGACTATTTACTCAATGAGTGTGTGAGTATAATCGGCGGGCTTTGCGCGTCATGCTATCGGGCGTCTCGCTCTCAAGTCTCGAGGCAGCTAGCAACTGCTCGTGTAGGCAAACGTCGAAAAGAAACGGCTAGTGTTATCCACCACGCTGACCGAGCCGACTGGTATGACGCAACCGACAACACCAGTCCCAAGGTCCTGTAAATAGGCTGTTGATAAACTATGACAATTGTGAGAATTATAGAGGGTTGTGACATCctaataatgcattaattttAGACCTTTGCAACGACTGGCGGTTGGAAGGCATACTGTGAAGCATGAAAACATACATTCGTGTTTATTTTCAGTATGtagaaaattaagtaaataggAGTATTTCGTCTAAAGAATGTAACTCCAAAACgacatttaaacaaaataatagctACCAGGCCATAGTACCGGACGGAACTGGTTCTGCTGCGAACTCATGAGAGTAGGAAAAAATTACGTCATAATTTGGAATCATGACTACGAAACGTAACGTTTATGCAATACCATgaggtattttttatgacacGTGTGATTCTTTTATATCTAAAGatgttttaaatctatttgaaCGATGTTGATGGTATCTCCTTATACGATACATAAGTcctacttcctactaatattataaatgcaaaattttgtgaggatgtgtgcatgtatttatgtttattaggtactctttcacgcaaaatctactggaccaattgttatgaaatttggtacacggttagaatataacctggaataacacagggtattttttatcccgaaattctcacgggagcgaagccccgaggcgcagtACGGCCGTCCTGACACATAGGTACTTGGTATAAGtgatactttttaatataattaattatttggttatttaataTCCATAATTACCGTCCTACAAATGTGGTTCTTCGGCATCATAAATTCATACCTAATAACACCATATACAATTtctcaaatcaaaaatttgtCATCAGCTTTTTTATTACCCGTGTcctaactatataattttatgttatactcATGGAATACTCATGAATGGAAgtagtaacaaaataaactcaacAGGACGTATACAACTGAATgtcataataatacttataaccTCAAAATATGCGAAGGATGTTTATGttcaaaaagtatttaaaataattattacaaaactgTACAAGTTATTTCATATTGCTTTTTGTATCACCGTTTGTAGTAATGAAAACATTAGGATgaatgataattataaaataagtcatctagccatggaattagtaggtactacttactaaatccatgcatcTAGCTTTCAAAATACGGGAGTTCTCGACAAGATTTACTAGAGGCCTAGAAAGTACTCTATGACTATATTAAACAGAAAACCATggagtaagtacttcgttggAGTACCTAACGTACTAATTTCATGtagaaaacatataaaaacattacattgaagtaGAAAACATAGTCCAGGGTTTCTGTTCTCCCCTTATACTCCAcagattatttcattttacaaaactgaTAAAAGATGGCTTTGTTGTCCGTCTATTTACCAAGACCCATTTCTCAAGTACACAGAGGCATCAAGTTGGAATTTATATCAGTTGCTTTTAGTTGTGAAAGTATCAAATAGTCATAGCGATCAAAATATATGACCATTTCTGTCGCATTTGTTGTAATTCCAAACGGACcacagatattagaacatAACATTGAAggatggaattagtaggtacttcgagTACCTAATAATTCTAGACTTTCTAAGAAAGTCTAGAATTATTATGTTCTATATGCTAAAATTATggaattaataagtacttactaaatccatggctaaaattaagaaagtgcaaaaagtttttattttttctcttttttgcAGATCAAAATGGCTGATCCACTTGAAGCTGACCAGACACAACCAAGGAATAACCCATTAAAAATATCCTTACCCACAGTCCTTTGTACTCCTGACTCATCAGAGAAAGATGACATTAGCCCTAAGAATAGTTTTATAACATCTGAATCAAAATTGTCTCTGCCTTCTAATTTAGGAACTCCTACATCGCCTTTGCGATTGTCGTCTCCGTTATCGCTACCTACATCACCTGCGCCTTTCATTACATCCACGCAGTCTATTCCTAGTAAATCGTTACAAAATTCCCAGCAGATTATTTCCTTAAACCCAAATCAAGATGTCAAGAAACCGCTCGAAAACTCAGGATCTGCTACGGGtaagtgataataataaataaatttatgaatattataaatatataaataataatgccatgtttttaaaaaagttctGAGGGTTATTAGCTATATTGCTATGCAATCGCagtcacaaatataaaataggcaAATGGGTGTCTCGGATTGTGTTTTCCTCAACAATCGAGATGATGAAGATGTAAAACTTCccttgtttttaatattttattggacaTATTTCCCggaagattaattaatttacagtaTTATAGTATGCGTATATGCAGCGATTGCAGTGgtattcaatatatatttcatttcaaaagaTGGATGGACAACGGGtcattttatgtgaaaatgtaaaaaaatatccatatcATTCTGTATGACGGTGTGATGATAAAGTCTGTACTTACAACGAGTCAAGTACAttattcgaaaataataatcttagtATACCCAGAGCCTTTACACATCTTGGTTGTTCTTGAACTGTCTTGCcgttcatatattttcaaattgactTGATCTTTCTTTTGGCGAAAATGTCTCACCATATATACCTTTCACTggtatataagtacttattaatacaaaaagttcatcttttatataattttcattactaaGAGTTTACACTAGCGATAACGCTGCCTATAGTACCTACtcatattattcaaattgtgTCCTGTGTCTTGTTATAAgtgcaataaaaagtttttacttaggtacttataagtattttttatccttaCTACAAAAACTTGATAAATATCCCATTCTGTTCGAGGCACGGGACGAGACGCAACAAGCCTATAATAAACGCATCAGTCCAACATGATTCAGAAACTCAGTAAACAAAGGACGATCGTATTTAATTCGAGTATCGGGCAAACGTTGTTGGAATATAAAACGAAggacaatttattattcataggGCTGGCTGAGTGGCAAGAATAGCCGCAGAAATAGGTTCGATGCCCGTGTCGGATGTTTGTTTGACCTACAAGTCCATGTTGAATAGGGTAAAAGGGTACGtagatatttttagttaatttcgTTGCGATTGTGTCCACTTCGGTTTCAGATGTATACGAAGTCCTcggttttttataattgattgttttatacatatgataataacattgttaccaattttcatgatCAAGTTTCCAACTTTGATCCGACCgagtcaattattattttttgtgtgtttcaAATAACGATTGCATAAGAAAACACATATAcacaagaaatagaaaaagcaACGTTGGCTTGTCCCATGGAAAGATCCAGTCAACCGACAGCAATTTTTTTGgtatcgatttttttatataatattttttattgacttgCCGTTTATGTAGTAGGGTCGGCACGTTATGTAAGATCCctccatttcgttctgtcatttgccatttCGATCACACAATTCATATCATCCTTGATACGCTCTATCCGCCTCTTTTTTGGACTCTATTCCCTAATTCCGTCTACTTTTATTGTAAGACATGTTCCATTCGAGCTTTTGAGTAGCTTGAAAActaataaagataaacatataaattttcaaatcacACAAATAGAGCGATATGAACAAATAACGACTTCACACGATTCTATTGTCATATATCACCCAAGTTTGACCTTAAAAtcttacttaatttatatatttatgtgtatttttgttattgatagtCTACTGATTTTAAGACCTTATGTTACAACTCTTTCTACTAACTATTGTAACTTGGTAGTGTGTTAAAGTACTCAACTCTAGATATTTATTGTCTCTATTATCTATTGTAGCTCCTTTTCTAACCATCTCCGTGTCTATTTAGATGATTATATTTAGGATTTGATCTTTCTGTTTAAAAATCTTTggataaatttcatttaaccAGCTTTCATGTGGTTTTTGTGTTTCGTTGTAGAAATTAATCctatattcataatttgttgtgttatttaagaaatttggAATCTTAGTCAAATCCTTATGACTTCATTTAAACTTGAATTGAGGCAATAACTACTCTGTAGCTGTTAGTGCCTTTTAACGCTAATTCGCATACATACATCGCAATCATTGTCCCAAGCCAAGTTGGCGACCTGGCTTTAAAACTCAGGCAATTTGGCTGCTCTACAAAGCCGAGGTTGAATATTAAATGAGACAGCAAAAATGTACTCATGACCaagttacatttattaattgttttttttaattgatttttattctacCGAGGTGGCAAACATAAGCATGCGGCCTCCTGATAGTGAGTGGACAACACACGccaacgcctgcaacacccCTGGTGTGATAGGTTGATAGGCTGCTAATAGCGAGTTGCCTTCTTCTTCGAACAAAACCTTACAAAATTATGCATGCTATACTGATTTTAATAGCATTGATACTGGTAACGTAATCgaataatgaatatattaacGTCATATTTATGTGTTCCATCGTTTTCCTGGATTcccgttaaaaataaacctttaaattttgaacatgAGGCTCTGATTTTATGAGAAGATTGGTTCAGAACCAATCACAAACCAAACCATTTTACCACGCATACACAGTAAGCACCCTAATACGacttattcattattttggcAGCCACTTCAATAAttcattacttaaaataatttggaatattttagTTACGCAAACCAAAGtttgcataataaatatacagccTATTTTTAGACATAAAAGACTGAAACGTGGTTCACCCACGCCACTGATATGCCAACTTCGTTATTCTAATTTTAGCATTTAATttgagatttttaaataattggaaTTGCAggtatatatttgaaaaaatcacgtgtttttttttagccCTGGATTCCACTCATGAAGCAAAAACAAGGAGGACGTCTTATTTCCATTTTtctaacaaaagttgtgtGACGATAAGCGGGGCTGAAGCAGATGAGTGAGAAAGCCGGGATTCCGGTTTGGCACTGCCTCTTTCCGAACAACCAATGAAATAAGCCCCGCCTATTTACATGCCATTTGTGTTCCTTTAATTGTGCACAAGTTGATTTGATACACCGGTCCTTCTCTACTTGATTTGGTCCTTGGTTCCATTtgttatgcattttatttattcttaacaGATATTTCGCGGTACTAGcaataatgtaaatgtaagtaatattaattttgaatggcTTTGTCACGAAATTTCCCCtttttgatgtcaaaattatttgtaaattctgGGTACTACATCTAAAACTATACTATAgttttaaaacacaaattgTCACAGCCGGTTTGAAtggcaaaataaatagatgTGTTACACAATTTACAGAAGAAACTTAAGTTAACACTAGATATTCTAACATAAATAAGTGCAAAGGCGGAAAAGAAATAGCGCAGGTGTCCAtgacatacaatttttttctttctcacACAAATgtacataggtattatataggtatattgcaaaaaatagACTGATGAAACAATTGAAACCAATCAGCAGTTAATTGTTTTgtgtcataaaattttatgtttccaATATCTGTTTTACTaccatatataaattaaatgagaacgtgatataaaatctatatctaCCAAACAGAGCGCATTCTACagaaaactaaaatgaaaattgagtttgtttattaatgcGCTAGCCTAGCTGTCAGGATATTCGTTATGCGAAATCATTTTTGCATTTGACAGCTTCAATAATAGAACAAAAATCCGGGCACACCTCATGCGTAGGTATGCagcaatttttatatgatattgTGGCTGCACATCCATCCAGCCATACAATCTGTGCTAACAATTGCTGCATAAATTTCTGTGTGCAGTGGCCTTTTCGGCACCGTTTTGtatactaaaatttatttatttaatttttattgtataaaatacaagCAGTAAAAGTGCAACAATAGGCGGCGGACTATTTGCTGTCAAATTTGCGCGTTGCGTTGATACAAAACTGacataaaatgtaagtatgggtcaactttgtttttaactttaatttgcgcagaaaacgcaaagtatgtcattttgtctaaactttTAGGGCTTGCCGGTTAAATtctgcaactcaccctaagtaaTGTACATGTGCCACAGATAAATCTGACCCCCCCCGCGATTTGAACACCATCTCTTAAGGGGTCACCACTGTCGTAAAAAAACCTTAAGTGTATCTAAACTAGTCAGAGGCTTTATAAATTGGCCacgaattttatattaacatgTCATTTTGCATTAAAAGAAAGACAGCAAAGACAATAGAGTCGAACAGAATTTCAGCAGAGGGCATAGAATTCGAGCAgcccttttttatttagtttcgaTGGCAGTCAGGCGCGGCTCGTGGTTCGCGGCGGGCGTGCGCCCTGCTATTCCTTGCCATGCCACCTTTGTAAAATACgtacaacaaaataagatTACGATTACGTGATGATGTCAGTAAATATAATGTTCATAGTCATCAGGTCTcacaaaaagtataattaactttaacacaatattcaaaatgtttgaTCACAAGTTGACCAAACTTGCAATTGTAATGTGCAAGCTATGAGAGTGGTGGTGGAAAATTGTTGAGATGCCGTGCTGTGGATGCTGGTGGAACGGCAGACAGAGGCATCGACCTCCCGAGACCGCAGGTTGCTATCTCATTTATCTACTTACGTATGTAGAATTATTTAACGGATTCACGTATGCACTTTGTTGCGAGATCGTGTAGCAAGCTACCTTAGCACCGCgctatgtaaaatatatttatgtgaatCGTATATAACTCAAGAACCTCGTCGATCTGTCAGATAATTTAGAGACCATTGAGTTGGAATgagtaatgaaaatttaactGTGGAAAATTTTCAAGGCAAGTGTTTGAAATCATCCgcaaataatattctattgtTTGCCGATGATTTCTTATCTGGGTTCCATTGTTTACATACAGTGTTGAATTAATTACGAAGCCGTAGTGCACAGCTAGTTGCAAACTTTCGCATAAATAGATCAACtcctagtttaaaaaaatattttaattgtaatacaATT from Plodia interpunctella isolate USDA-ARS_2022_Savannah chromosome 14, ilPloInte3.2, whole genome shotgun sequence carries:
- the LOC128675122 gene encoding fatty-acid amide hydrolase 2-A-like, translated to MTTKEIRNTQLGLKFKVLHAVKLVIVSIGRFFFSLYYGTESAKIPTIPDKDGILKEPAVVVAKKIRQKEITSVEVIEACIRRIKDVNSALNCFVEDRFELALKEAREADALVRSGTLSEQQLEKQKPFLGVPFTTKDCIAVKGLHHTSGVVLRKDVIADKDSEAVRLLRESGAIILGLTNVPELCMWWESHNHIFGRTKNPYNTTRIVGGSSGGEGCLQAAAGSIFGIGSDIGGSIRMPAFFNGIFGHKPSRHTVSNEGQYPVPESELTDSFLGVGPMTRHAVDLKPLLKVMAGDKSSKLRLDEPVDVKKVKVYYQLSNNAPLVDPVDPEITMAMEKVIKFLKEQHDLKAEEKNIERLQKSVPLWFATMKTVNKFERLIMKSGGVGAILLEMFKNMIGCSGNTFIGLFTALTDYGGVPHGSEKYKHYLRVREDLEEKFKIMLGENGVFLYPTHPTPAPYHNEPLLRAFNFSYTCVINCLGMPATAVPLGLNREGLPIGIQVVANHNNDRLCLAVAEELGRAFGGWVEPQKS